DNA from Pseudomonas putida:
ACAGCAAAGCGCAGTTTCGCAGTTTTGCCGAGTTCTATCCTTACTACCTGGGGGAGCACAGCAACCCCACCTGCCGCCGCCTGCACTTCGTCGGCACCAGCCTGGTGATCGCGCTGCTGGCCTACACCATTGGCAGTGGCAAATGGTTGCTGCTGCTGGCCGTGCCGGTGT
Protein-coding regions in this window:
- a CDS encoding Mpo1-like protein, which encodes MNSKAQFRSFAEFYPYYLGEHSNPTCRRLHFVGTSLVIALLAYTIGSGKWLLLLAVPVFGYGFAWVGHFFFEKNRPATFTYPLYSLAGDFVMFRDILLGKIRL